The proteins below come from a single Dermatophilaceae bacterium Soc4.6 genomic window:
- a CDS encoding DNA-processing protein DprA, which translates to MREIDESDALLLALVTNRGSGQTVASLVSEVLTDGVNDVWRERFPPDLLGSAHDDLLERASDEVRDWRVKGYRFTSILRADYPRRLRSVHDAPPFLFYRGELGVVQSGGISVVGSRDASPEGTQRAADVARHLVERQIAVISGLARGIDFAAHTAALEAGGVALGVIASGIAGTYTPASSRDLHDAVAARGALVSQFWPSAHALRHTFLQRNATMSGLGFATFVIEAGETSGARAQARLAMQHGRPVILTDRVVERTQWGRALADGQRANVHVVTSRAEMHDAVSLVTRTTSLSTLDDMLVASL; encoded by the coding sequence ATGCGCGAAATAGACGAAAGTGACGCCCTACTCCTCGCCCTCGTGACCAACCGAGGGAGTGGGCAGACCGTCGCATCACTCGTGTCTGAGGTCCTCACCGACGGCGTCAATGACGTCTGGCGTGAGAGGTTCCCCCCAGACCTACTCGGATCGGCGCATGACGACCTGCTTGAGCGCGCCTCTGATGAGGTTCGCGACTGGCGGGTCAAGGGCTATCGCTTCACCTCGATCCTGCGGGCTGACTACCCCAGGCGGCTGCGAAGCGTTCACGATGCTCCCCCTTTCCTCTTCTACCGGGGCGAGCTTGGGGTCGTGCAGTCCGGCGGCATCTCCGTGGTCGGGTCCAGAGACGCCTCGCCCGAGGGCACCCAGAGAGCGGCCGACGTCGCACGGCACCTCGTCGAGCGCCAAATAGCCGTCATCTCAGGGCTGGCGCGCGGCATCGACTTCGCAGCCCACACCGCTGCGCTGGAGGCCGGCGGGGTCGCACTGGGAGTTATCGCCAGCGGTATCGCGGGCACCTACACCCCCGCCTCCTCCCGCGACCTTCACGACGCAGTGGCTGCTCGTGGGGCGCTCGTCTCGCAGTTCTGGCCCTCCGCCCACGCCCTCCGCCACACCTTCCTGCAGCGAAACGCCACGATGAGCGGACTGGGCTTCGCTACCTTCGTCATCGAAGCAGGGGAGACCAGCGGAGCCCGAGCGCAAGCCCGCCTCGCCATGCAGCACGGTCGCCCGGTGATTCTCACGGACCGCGTCGTCGAACGCACTCAGTGGGGCCGGGCTCTCGCCGACGGTCAGCGAGCCAACGTGCACGTCGTCACGTCACGGGCCGAAATGCATGACGCCGTCTCGCTGGTCACGAGGACGACAAGCCTGTCCACCCTGGACGACATGCTCGTTGCCTCCCTATGA
- the mobF gene encoding MobF family relaxase, producing MSIRRMTLGAGYRYLMSSVARMDQAGPAAGLQAYYAANGTPPGRFLGAGLAGLNDGNGIQPGEVVTEEHLWRMLGMLQDPVTGAQLGQTPPAQRTIAVDHLGRPRKPPQTVAGFDLTFSAPKSVSVAWALADQVTRARIYAAHRRALDAVIAYGESQVFATRMGQAGVVQEDIRGVVATAFDHWDSRAGDPQLHTHVVVLNRVQAVTDGVWRTLDSKALFRAAVGMSELYNGVLADELTAELGWGWTPEQRRRSAEPKWEVDGVPQPLREHFSQRSSAIETVKDDLVTAFAASHGRQPTAREVIQMRQQATLATRGDKHVRPLRELITEWKARARPFVGTDPDTWVGRLTKTSPPRLLSAADLDDGLLRDVAAIVLAKVADKRATFTRANLLAETLRELHGVRFATPSDRVTVAETTATYAVERAVMLTPPELGLVPAALQRADGSSKFRARNSELYATQELLDAEARLLDAAAATDAPTAPVLPEPDPAEAVAAGRAVLSIEQSAAVSAVVTSGRQLDLIVGAAGTGKSTTMAGVRAAWEAAHGPGMVIGLAPSAAAAEVLADVVGIPTENTAKWIIEHRRLPERRQEIQAYAARLARAYPSPATRDLEKQAAASTAAYERICLRPGQLVIIDEASMAATVDLDYITTAAKRAGGKVLLVGDWAQLSPVQAGGAFKLLVDTRRDAPALHDVRRFRHEWERNASLQLRAGRTSVAAAYVRNGRVESGRREDMIDLIFDGWLTDVTAGRASLMLAADAQTVADLNDRARTHRVAAGEVAAQGVRLADGVTVGVGDVVVTRHNQRALMTGRGWVKNGDDWVVQAIDQDGSMRVQRAGGGAAAQLPAAYVQAHVELGYASTAHRAQGRTVDTAHAHVSAAVVREPLYVMATRGRESNRLYVDTTYDPDVATSHDDAVQSDPVEVLEGVIGTSGTELSATATRQAEEEAAHAERRVMAQGGAVLDVHRQRRIPAGRQAEQSRLYHDRGLAPGGPRL from the coding sequence ATGTCCATCAGGCGCATGACGCTGGGAGCGGGGTACCGCTACCTCATGTCCTCCGTCGCCCGGATGGACCAAGCAGGTCCCGCGGCCGGGCTGCAGGCGTACTACGCCGCCAACGGCACCCCGCCCGGCCGGTTCCTGGGCGCCGGCCTCGCCGGCCTCAACGACGGCAACGGCATCCAGCCGGGGGAGGTCGTCACCGAGGAACACCTGTGGCGGATGCTCGGGATGCTGCAGGACCCCGTCACCGGCGCGCAGCTCGGCCAGACCCCACCGGCCCAGCGCACCATCGCGGTCGACCACCTCGGCCGGCCCAGGAAGCCGCCGCAGACCGTCGCCGGATTCGACCTGACGTTCTCCGCGCCGAAGTCGGTCTCTGTCGCGTGGGCGCTCGCCGACCAAGTCACTCGGGCGAGGATCTACGCGGCACACCGTCGCGCCCTGGACGCGGTCATCGCCTACGGCGAGAGCCAGGTCTTCGCCACCCGAATGGGCCAGGCTGGCGTGGTCCAGGAAGACATCCGTGGTGTCGTGGCGACCGCGTTCGACCACTGGGACTCCCGCGCCGGCGACCCGCAGCTGCACACCCACGTCGTCGTGCTCAACCGCGTCCAGGCCGTCACCGATGGGGTCTGGCGCACCCTCGACTCCAAGGCCCTGTTCCGCGCCGCGGTCGGCATGTCCGAGCTCTACAACGGTGTCCTGGCCGACGAGCTGACCGCCGAGCTCGGCTGGGGTTGGACCCCCGAGCAGCGCCGCCGGTCGGCCGAACCGAAGTGGGAGGTCGACGGGGTCCCGCAGCCGCTCCGTGAGCACTTCTCCCAGCGCTCCAGCGCCATCGAGACCGTCAAGGACGACCTCGTCACCGCCTTCGCTGCGTCCCACGGTCGACAGCCCACCGCCCGCGAAGTCATCCAGATGCGGCAGCAGGCCACCCTCGCCACCCGTGGAGACAAGCACGTCCGGCCCCTGCGGGAGCTGATCACCGAGTGGAAGGCGCGCGCCCGCCCTTTCGTCGGCACCGACCCTGACACCTGGGTCGGAAGGCTCACGAAAACCTCACCGCCGCGGCTGCTGTCGGCAGCCGATCTCGACGACGGGCTGCTGCGTGACGTCGCCGCCATAGTGCTGGCAAAGGTCGCCGACAAGCGCGCCACCTTCACCCGGGCTAACCTGCTCGCCGAGACCCTCCGCGAGCTGCACGGGGTCCGCTTCGCCACCCCCTCCGACCGCGTCACGGTCGCAGAGACGACCGCGACGTACGCCGTCGAGCGGGCGGTCATGCTCACCCCACCAGAGCTCGGGCTCGTTCCCGCAGCGCTGCAGCGCGCGGACGGGTCGAGCAAATTCCGGGCCCGCAACAGCGAGCTCTATGCCACCCAGGAGCTCCTCGACGCCGAAGCCCGCCTCCTCGACGCGGCCGCCGCCACCGACGCCCCGACCGCACCCGTCCTGCCAGAGCCAGACCCCGCCGAAGCGGTCGCGGCCGGCCGGGCGGTGCTCTCGATAGAGCAGTCTGCCGCCGTGTCTGCGGTCGTCACCTCCGGACGCCAGCTCGACCTCATCGTCGGCGCCGCCGGCACCGGCAAGTCCACCACCATGGCGGGCGTCCGCGCCGCGTGGGAAGCCGCCCACGGCCCCGGCATGGTCATCGGCCTGGCCCCCTCCGCCGCCGCCGCGGAAGTCCTCGCCGACGTCGTCGGCATCCCCACCGAGAACACCGCCAAGTGGATCATCGAACACCGTCGCCTACCCGAACGGCGCCAAGAGATCCAGGCGTATGCCGCTCGGCTGGCACGCGCCTACCCCTCCCCGGCCACCCGCGACCTAGAGAAGCAGGCGGCAGCCAGCACAGCGGCATACGAGAGGATCTGCCTGCGGCCGGGGCAACTGGTGATCATCGACGAGGCGTCCATGGCCGCGACGGTGGACCTGGACTACATCACGACTGCGGCCAAACGGGCGGGTGGGAAGGTGCTGCTGGTGGGGGACTGGGCGCAGCTGTCACCCGTGCAGGCCGGAGGCGCGTTCAAGCTGCTGGTCGACACCCGGCGTGACGCGCCCGCCCTGCACGACGTACGCCGGTTCCGGCACGAATGGGAGCGCAATGCTTCGCTCCAGCTCCGCGCAGGAAGGACGTCCGTGGCCGCGGCCTACGTGCGCAACGGGCGGGTCGAGTCCGGGCGCCGTGAGGACATGATCGACCTCATCTTCGATGGCTGGCTCACCGATGTCACCGCCGGGCGAGCGTCGCTCATGCTGGCCGCAGACGCCCAGACCGTCGCTGACCTTAACGACCGGGCACGGACGCACCGCGTCGCGGCAGGGGAGGTCGCTGCGCAGGGGGTGCGGCTCGCCGACGGTGTCACGGTCGGGGTGGGCGACGTGGTCGTGACCCGGCACAACCAGCGGGCCCTCATGACAGGACGCGGCTGGGTCAAGAACGGCGACGACTGGGTCGTCCAGGCCATCGACCAGGACGGGTCGATGCGGGTGCAGCGGGCCGGCGGGGGAGCGGCCGCGCAGCTGCCCGCGGCCTACGTGCAGGCGCATGTTGAGCTCGGCTACGCCAGCACCGCGCACCGTGCGCAGGGCCGCACGGTTGACACGGCCCACGCGCACGTCAGCGCGGCCGTGGTGCGCGAGCCGTTGTACGTGATGGCCACCCGGGGCCGTGAGTCCAACCGGCTCTACGTGGACACGACCTACGATCCAGACGTGGCCACAAGCCACGATGACGCCGTTCAATCGGACCCGGTCGAGGTGCTGGAGGGCGTGATCGGGACCAGCGGCACCGAACTCTCCGCGACGGCAACCCGCCAGGCAGAGGAGGAAGCTGCTCACGCCGAGCGGCGCGTCATGGCCCAAGGAGGGGCTGTCCTCGACGTGCACCGCCAGCGACGCATCCCCGCCGGTCGTCAGGCAGAGCAGTCGCGGCTTTACCACGATCGCGGCCTGGCTCCCGGCGGCCCCAGGCTGTGA
- a CDS encoding NUDIX hydrolase, which produces MHSSRPLYESRWVTVSLAEVELPSGQHFEHHTVRLPAAAVGVVLNEAADHVLLSWRHRFVPGIWNYELPGGIVEDDESPAVTIEREILEETGYTVGDLVEVVSFEPMIGMVNSPHHVFVGRAESQVAQPVERDEGLFEWVSVADVPALIADGKIRNSGTLVGLLHLLASDRVKGGA; this is translated from the coding sequence GTGCACAGCAGCCGGCCCCTGTACGAGAGCCGCTGGGTCACCGTCAGTCTCGCCGAGGTCGAGCTGCCATCCGGTCAGCACTTCGAGCACCACACGGTGCGCTTGCCGGCCGCCGCGGTCGGGGTCGTCCTCAACGAGGCAGCAGATCACGTCCTGCTGAGCTGGCGTCACCGGTTCGTGCCCGGGATCTGGAACTACGAGCTTCCCGGCGGGATCGTTGAGGACGACGAGAGTCCGGCCGTGACGATCGAGCGGGAGATTCTCGAGGAGACGGGGTACACGGTTGGGGACCTGGTTGAGGTCGTGTCATTCGAGCCGATGATCGGCATGGTCAACAGCCCGCATCACGTCTTCGTCGGCCGGGCTGAGAGCCAGGTCGCGCAACCTGTCGAGCGGGACGAGGGCCTGTTCGAGTGGGTCAGCGTCGCCGATGTGCCGGCACTGATCGCTGACGGGAAGATCCGCAACTCAGGAACCCTTGTCGGCCTCCTTCACCTCTTGGCCTCCGACCGCGTCAAGGGCGGCGCGTAG